The DNA segment TGCTGCAACTGCCAACGGCACCAGGCCAGCGTCTCACCTTGCGACAAATACGGGAGGCTTACCGCGAGTTGGCGATGAGCCATCACCCCGACTCTGGCGGCACGGAAGAAACCATGCGGCGCCTAAACGAGGCCTACCAGCTGCTGAAAGAGCTGTACCGCAACGAATAGACGCGTATATCAAGTCCTGGCTGAGACGCGTAATGGGTCTTGAATTGATTCTTGCGTGAGACTAGTGATCTGTGGCTTTGCGTCTTGCTTGGCTGCAGCATCTCTATAGGCCAAGCGTTTGATTGCCCAGATGCTGGACGGAAATCTATCTAGCTGTTCTCATAAGAGATTTATTATTGGTCTCGTCAAAAGTCTCGGCCGAGGAGGGTGGGAATATGGATTCGTGGCCTGATTAGCTTGGTCTTGGGTTTGGACTAGTAATCAGTCTTGGATGAGATAGCTGAGCCGGCTGCAGGCGAGCATTTCCCCTGGTGATCGTGCCTAGTTGGGCTGATTTCCAATTTTTCCGTATTTCTACTTGTATGTCCCTAGGGGATAGCCCTCTATGGCTTCCTTATTGCTGCGGCCAGAAAATGGGCTGAACAGCTTGTCCAGTCACCTGATGTGGGCTGGTCCAGATGGCCTGTCTCGTTTCAAAGTCATTGCAGCAGCTTGCTTGAAGTGCTTGCGTCACTGTGTCATACACAGGTACGCAGACATTTCTGGCCACTCGTGAGGCTTGTTGAAGCTCCAGAACTTGCTGGCTGTGGATGGCGCCAAGCAGCTGGCTGACGGGATCACCAGTTATCTCAACAAGGACACATGCTAAGACTTAAAATGCGTCTTGAATGAGACTATGCAGAAGGGTGCTGGTTGGGGTTCGAGCTCGGCCGCCAGAGATCAAAACTTGAACAACGCCCTGCCGCTCCATCCGTGCGGGCAAGCGGTGATTCTCTTGCATCCCGGCTGGGACGCATTAATAGTCCAATAAAAAGACCCGGACGAGACAGGCGCTCCTCCGGGTCTTGCGGCTGGTTTGGATTGTCTGAATCAGGTGCTGGTTTGCATGCCCTGGATCAAAAAGTCGAAGTAAGGCCCGGCAAGGGAGGCCTGGTCTGTGCTCAGCAAGGCAAGCGAGGCTTCCTTCATGGTGCGCATTGCGTCCACCATTCCTGGCATGGGTACGCCCAGGCTGTTGTACATCTCACGGGCACCGACCAGGCCAATCTGTTGAATCATCTCGGTGCTCCCGGCGAGAACGCCGTAGGTCACCAAGCGTAGATACCAGCTGTAGTCCCGCAGGCACTGGGCCCGCTGCTTTTGGCCGTAGGCATTGCCACCGGGGGCCACGTAGTCGGGGTTGCGCTGGAAGAGCTGCTTGGCCGACTCATCAACAATTTTTTTCTCGTTGTCGGTAAGAACCCGAACAACCGCCAGCCTTTCGGCTCCCCGGCTGAGGTACTCCACCATGGAGCGCAACTCGCCGCCACTGGGATACCGCAGCTGATCATCAGCCTGAAGGATCAGATCCCGAACGACGCTCATCGCAGCGACCACACGCGTGCATCACTGTATCGACTCCGCAGCAAGATCACCGTGCCCCGCCGCAAGGTGTAACGCCCCTTTGCACGACGTAGGGTGAAGGATTGGTATGCGGGCGTGGGCACTAAAAGCTTTGGCAACGGCGCAGGTGGTGGCATGGGCAGTGGCGTCGAGCTGTCCACCGGCATGACCGTGACGGTGGCCATCACTGGGCTATCCCATGACGGGCAGGGCGTAGCCCGCCTCGCAGATCGGGTCCTCTTTGTAGCTGGTGCCTTGCCTGGGGAGCAGGCGAAGGTACGCCTCACCCATAAGGCCCGTCGCCACTGGTTGGCTGAGCTTCAGCAGGTGCTTGAGCCGGCACCGGAGCGGCGAAGACCTCCGTGCATCCTTGCTGAAGATTGTGGTGGTTGCAGTTTGCAGCACCTCGACGACTCGGCGCAGCAGCACTGGAAGCACCAAAAAGTCGTTGATGCCCTGCGGCGTATTGCCCACCTTGATACCGATGTTGCGCCGTTAATGGCTGCGCCAGAAGGGCTCGGCTATCGCAATAGGGCGATTATCCCGCTTGAGCGCTGCGAGGACGGGCGGTTGCGGGCTGGCTTTTATCGCCCTGGCACCCACAAGATTGTCAATATGAACCGGTGCCCGGTGCTTGATCCGCGCCTGGACGCGTTGATCGCACCGCTTAAGTCGGATCTTGAGACCAGTGACTGGCCCGTTGATCGCGACTGCCGCGAGGGGGGTGGCCTGCGCCATCTGGCCCTGCGAATCGGCAGCTATACCGGCGAGTTGCTGATCACCCTGGTAAGCAGCACCCCAGACCTGGAGGGCATCGAGATCCTGGCCGCCCAATGGATGCACCGCTGGCCAGACCTTGTGGGGGTCTGCCTGAACCTGCAACCCCTAGCTACCAACACCCTGATGGGTCCCGAGACACGCGTGGTGGTTGGTCGGGGCTGGGTGCAGGAGCGTTTCTGTGACCTCGAGCTGCGCATTGCAGCAGACACTTTTTTCCAGGTCCATACCAGGCAGGCTGAACGAATTGTGCCCCTGGTGCTTGCCGCCCTTGCGGGCTCTGCGCCTGGCGTGATGGTCGATGCCTACTGCGGCATTGGCACTTACAGCCTGCCGGTGGCTGCGGCTGGCTGGCACGTTCACGGCATTGAACTAAGCCCCGAGGCCGTGCACCAAGCCAAGGCCAATGCCCGCGAAAACGGCCTAAGTGAATCAGCCACCTTTGAGACCGGAGTGGTGGCCGAGTGCCTGGCTGAGCACCTGGTGCACTGCGATGCGGTCTTTCTCGATCCCCCCCGCAAGGGACTGGAGCCCGCCACCCTGCAGGCGATCATCGAACGCCCCCCTGCCCACCTGCTCTACCTCAGTTGCGACCCCGCCACCCTGGCCAGGGACCTGGCTCTTCTGGTTGGCGGCGGTAGTTATCGCTTGGAGAGCGTTCAGCCGATCGACTTTTTCCCCCAAACAAGCCACATAGAGACTTTGACCGTTCTGAGCCGTATCGGAGCCGGCATCCCAACCCCGCAGCCTGAGGCAGCGGAGCCGGAGTAGGGGTGGACCTGCTGCCGCCTGGATATCAGCTGCGCAACAGGGCGCCTAGCTGCTTTTCCAGGGCTGCCCGGATTGAGGAGTGGGCAACTTCCACCTCTTCATCGGTCAGGGTGCGGCTGGCATCGCGGTAGCGCAGCCGGAAGGCTTGACTGCACTGGCCTGCAGCAAGTTGACCACCCTCGTAGCGGTCTACTAATTCCGCGTGCTCCAGCAGCGGCTTGCCGGCCTTGCGAATCACCTGAAGCAGCTCAGCTGAATTCGTGCTGGCTGCCACCACTACGGCCAGATCTCGCTCCGAAGCGGGAACGGTGGCATAGGGGGCAAAGGCTGGCTGCCAGCGGTTGCGGCGGGTGGCGGCGATGAGCAAGGCATCGAGTTCGAGCTCGAAGATGATGCTTGTTTGCGGCAGGTCGAGCTTTTCGGCCTGCTCCGGGTGCAGCTGGCCAAACCAGCCCTGGGGCCGTCCCTCCACTACCAGCTGGGCGGCTCGGCCCGGGTGTAGCAACGGGTGCTGGCTAAGGGGGCGATCTTCGATTGGAATCGCCAGCGACACCAAGGCTTGCTGCAACAGGCCGCGGGCCTGGTGATAGCTGGGAGGCTGGGGTTTGCCACTGCTGCTCCAGCGCTCACCTCGCCGTTCGCCACAGATAACCCCAGCCAGCAGCTGGCGATCAGACCTGGCGGCATCGCTGCTGAACACCTGGCCGATCTCAAAAGCCCAGAAACCTGGCTGCCCACTTTGCAAGTTGCGGCGTGCAGCGGCGAGCAACTCGCCATGCAGGTTGTCGCGCAGGTAGCCGTAATCAGCTAGCAGGGGATTAGCCAGGGGTATGCGCCCAGCTGCAGCCGGCACCAGGGAAAAGCTGCAGGCCTCCTGCAGCCCGGCAGCGCACAGTTGGCGGCGTAGGCGGCGCTCCACCTGCTGGGCTGGAGTTAGGCCCCCAGGCTCCAGTGGGTCGGGTAGGTGGCAGGCGAAGTGGTCGTAACCAACCAGACGGGCCACCTCCTCGATTAGATCGACTTCCCGCTGCAGATCCATCAACCGCGAGGGGGGCACGGTGACGCGCCAACCCTCACCATCTAGCTCCTCTGCCAGCTGGCAACCAAGGGCCGTCAAGGTCTGGACGATTCTGTCGTCACTTAGGTCTGAATAGCCTTCGCCGTCTTGGACAGGTCCGAGCAAATTGTGCAGGGCGTCACGCCTCAGTTGCAATGGCTCGATTGGCTGCTCGTCTCGTTGATGCAGCCAGCGGCCGGAAACCTTGGCATCGCAATGTTGCTTAAGCAGGGCAACGGCCCGATCTGCAGCAGAGAGGGTGGCCTCCCTGGGCAACCCCTTCTCAAAACGGCTGCTTGCTTCAGTGCGTAAGCCAACGCTGCGGGCGGAGCGGCGCACCGCCTGGGGAGCAAATACAGCAGCCTCAAGCCATATAGTGGTGGTGGTTTCATTTACGGCTTCATCCGCACCACCCATCACGCCAGCCAGGGCGATGGGGCGGTTGCTGTAAGTAACCACCAGGGCTTCGGGGCTGAGTTTGTGTTCCGTAGCGTCCAGGCTGGTGAATTCCTCACCGTCAAGCGCCTGGCGTAGCCCCAGGCTGGCTAGCTGGGGCTCGCTATGTCCAGCGATTACAGCTAGGCGCTTGCTGTCGAAGGCGTGCAGGGGCTGTCCCGTCTCCAGCATCACCAAGTTGGTGATGTCAACAATGTTGTTGATTGGGCGAATGCCGGCCTTTTGCAGGCGCTGTTGCAGCCAGAGGGGCGACGGGGCGACCTTCAGCCCGTCGAGGGCTGTGATGCTGAATAGCCCCCCAGCCTCAACTGCGAGCCGGTCACTGGCGGAAAGAGGCAGCGGCTGGCTTGGTGCGGCAACTTCAGGGGCCTTTATCTGGGTTTGGCCGCCCACCAGGGCCGCCACCTCCCTGGCGATGCCTTGCATGGAGAGGCCATCAGGTCGGTTGGCGGTAATCGCCAACTCCAAAACCTGGTCATCTAGCCCCAGGCTTGGTCCCACCGCTGCCCCCAAGGGGGGCACCTGCTCCAGCAGCTCATCAAGAATGGCGATTCCTTCCCCATCTGCCGCCTGGCCAAGCTCGGCAAGGGAGCAGATCATGCCGCTGCTGGCCACACCGCGAAGTTCGGCTGGTTTGATCGTGAGGTTGACCGCCGGCAGAGTGGCGCCCACCAGGGCAACGGGCACATGGATGCCAGCCCGCACATTCGCTGCCCCGCAGACGATCTGCAGGGTTTCGGCGGCGCCGATATCTACTGAACAGACGCTGAGCTTGTCTGCGTTGGGATGGGCCTGGCGGTCACGCACGAAGCCCACCACGACACCGCCGGCCTGGGCGGCCAGGTCTTCTATGGCATCTACCTCAAAACCAGCCAAAGACAGACGCTCGGCTAGCGGCCCTGGAGCGAGGGCTTGTTCG comes from the Cyanobium sp. Tous-M-B4 genome and includes:
- a CDS encoding allophycocyanin subunit alpha-B, translated to MSVVRDLILQADDQLRYPSGGELRSMVEYLSRGAERLAVVRVLTDNEKKIVDESAKQLFQRNPDYVAPGGNAYGQKQRAQCLRDYSWYLRLVTYGVLAGSTEMIQQIGLVGAREMYNSLGVPMPGMVDAMRTMKEASLALLSTDQASLAGPYFDFLIQGMQTST
- the rlmD gene encoding 23S rRNA (uracil(1939)-C(5))-methyltransferase RlmD; protein product: MGTKSFGNGAGGGMGSGVELSTGMTVTVAITGLSHDGQGVARLADRVLFVAGALPGEQAKVRLTHKARRHWLAELQQVLEPAPERRRPPCILAEDCGGCSLQHLDDSAQQHWKHQKVVDALRRIAHLDTDVAPLMAAPEGLGYRNRAIIPLERCEDGRLRAGFYRPGTHKIVNMNRCPVLDPRLDALIAPLKSDLETSDWPVDRDCREGGGLRHLALRIGSYTGELLITLVSSTPDLEGIEILAAQWMHRWPDLVGVCLNLQPLATNTLMGPETRVVVGRGWVQERFCDLELRIAADTFFQVHTRQAERIVPLVLAALAGSAPGVMVDAYCGIGTYSLPVAAAGWHVHGIELSPEAVHQAKANARENGLSESATFETGVVAECLAEHLVHCDAVFLDPPRKGLEPATLQAIIERPPAHLLYLSCDPATLARDLALLVGGGSYRLESVQPIDFFPQTSHIETLTVLSRIGAGIPTPQPEAAEPE
- the pheT gene encoding phenylalanine--tRNA ligase subunit beta, giving the protein MRVSLQWLQELVTGPEQALAPGPLAERLSLAGFEVDAIEDLAAQAGGVVVGFVRDRQAHPNADKLSVCSVDIGAAETLQIVCGAANVRAGIHVPVALVGATLPAVNLTIKPAELRGVASSGMICSLAELGQAADGEGIAILDELLEQVPPLGAAVGPSLGLDDQVLELAITANRPDGLSMQGIAREVAALVGGQTQIKAPEVAAPSQPLPLSASDRLAVEAGGLFSITALDGLKVAPSPLWLQQRLQKAGIRPINNIVDITNLVMLETGQPLHAFDSKRLAVIAGHSEPQLASLGLRQALDGEEFTSLDATEHKLSPEALVVTYSNRPIALAGVMGGADEAVNETTTTIWLEAAVFAPQAVRRSARSVGLRTEASSRFEKGLPREATLSAADRAVALLKQHCDAKVSGRWLHQRDEQPIEPLQLRRDALHNLLGPVQDGEGYSDLSDDRIVQTLTALGCQLAEELDGEGWRVTVPPSRLMDLQREVDLIEEVARLVGYDHFACHLPDPLEPGGLTPAQQVERRLRRQLCAAGLQEACSFSLVPAAAGRIPLANPLLADYGYLRDNLHGELLAAARRNLQSGQPGFWAFEIGQVFSSDAARSDRQLLAGVICGERRGERWSSSGKPQPPSYHQARGLLQQALVSLAIPIEDRPLSQHPLLHPGRAAQLVVEGRPQGWFGQLHPEQAEKLDLPQTSIIFELELDALLIAATRRNRWQPAFAPYATVPASERDLAVVVAASTNSAELLQVIRKAGKPLLEHAELVDRYEGGQLAAGQCSQAFRLRYRDASRTLTDEEVEVAHSSIRAALEKQLGALLRS